The Bacteroidia bacterium genomic interval TGAGGGTAAGCGGCTGACCATCTATCATTACAGCTTTTCCATCATAGTCCAGTTGGCATTTATTTGCATGTGAATAAATCCAGGAAAAGTGGCCCAAATAGTGGAAATTCTCTCCCCCAAATTGATTGGTAATGTCAACCACATGATCAAAATAAGACAGATGCACATTCTCTGCACCTGCTTCGATTAACTTTTTATAGGCAGGTACAGCCGTTTCATCAGCTCTCGTTACAGGGTCATCTTTGCTATGGATAAACCAAATCGGAAGGTCCTTGATTCTTTGGATATCATCCTCTTTGAGGTTCTTGGCATGATAGGCCAGCGCACTGGGAAAAGCAGCTGCGAAATAGTCCGGATGAAGCAAAAGAAGTTTCAGGGTCATATACCCTCCATTGGAACAGCCCCCTACATAAATCCGATCTTCATCAATATTAGGATTCTTATCTACATAGTCTTTAATCAAAGCCATCAAGCTTTCATTATAGGTATCATTGACTTCTCCACGTGTGTATTGCCCTTTCCCATTATCCATCCAGAAAGTAGGGCTTTGTGGAACCAGTACATAAGCTCCTCCAAAATATGCCTGAATCTCAGGAGAGGCATAATTTGCAGCCCTATTGGCTATCAGGGGAATAGTCGGATCAGTTCCTCCTTCTCCGCCTCCATGAAGCCAAATAATCAGGGGACGTTTGCCATTGGTAGAAGCAGGTGTATAAGCAGCATATGTCAGATCTATGTCCTCATGGGTAAACGTCCCGCTAAGGTCAAAGGCATCAATCAGAGGTATGATACGATCTCTTTCCTTGTTCCAGACCTGCTCATTTCTTTTGTCTGTAACGGTCAGCATAAAATCAATCCATTGATTTCCGCTACATTTCTGATTTCCAGGAAAGTATTTGATGGGAGAACCTAACTGTTCAAAAGGAGCTGCATAAAGCACCAGGGAAATGTGTTCTCCTTTGGGTACTCGATTTCCCCTTTCATCTGAAACATAGGCATATAAAACCCGTAACTTTCCGCTTGCCTCCGCAGCTGAAAGTTTGCCACAACTAGTTGATCGATTGACCTCCACTTCAAAATTACTTCCATCAATTGCTGAAAGGCTTTTCGACATAGGCAGGATCACCTTACTAGCAGCAGCTCCCCAATCGAAACCTTCTATAACCAGGGTATATTCGCCATTTTCTACTTGATGGGAATGTGAAGGTACGGCAGGAGAATTTTTCGCTATGAGTATTACCAAGCTTGAAAAAAACAGATAAACCAGAAGTAGTAGATGTTTCATATCAGAAAATTGTAGGATTAAGATAAGGCTAAATACTACACATTTTCTCAACAGAAAAAAAAGCTCGCCAAACCCCAGATTTCAAGCTGCGAATGACACAAAAGGCAGGGGAAAATCAATTCAGTCGTTGGGCCTTCAATACTTGCTGTTTAGCGATATTTTTTGGCTACAAATAAAACAATAGAGAATTTTGAATCATCAATACACCTCAAAAAATTTATCTATGAGCTTCATGAAAAGTAGCAAAGTAATATTCTTTGTATTTCTTCTATTTATTCAAAGTCTGCAAGCACAAAATTCCTCTTTTATAGTTAAAGGGAAAATTGTAGAAAGTCAGGAGCAAACTCCCATAGAATTTGCGACGGTCTTGCTATTAGAGAAAGACAGCGAGAAAGCCATAGGTGGAACTACTACAGATGAAGCCGGCTTATTTGAAATCAAAACTCAAGGAAAAGACTTTCAGCTAAAGATAAGTTTCATCGGTTTTGAGACTCAATTTATCAAAGAGTTTGATGGTAAGGAGTCAATTATTGATCTGGGAGTTATCCAATTGAAGGAAGTCATTACAACTACTGGTGAGGTAGTTATTCAGGCAGAAAAATCTCAGCTGGAATTTAAGCTGGATAAGCGGGTATTCAGAGTTGGCAAGGATTTGAGCAGCACCGGAGCCAGTGCGCTGGAAATATTGAATAATGTCCCCTCTGTAAACGTAAATATCGAAGGGGTCATAAGTCTTCGTGGAAGCGCCGGAGTCCAGGTTTTGATCAATGGGAAACCTTCTGTTTTAACTAGTGAAGAAGGGAATGCATTGGGGTCTATTACTGCTGAAATGATCGACAGAGTAGAAGTGATTACCAATCCATCTGCCAAGTATGATGCGGAAGGAACTTCTGGCATTATCAATATCGTTTTGAAGAAGGATGAGCGGAAAGGCATCAACGGCTCTGTAACCCTCAATACAGGCGTTCCGCATAACCATAGCCTGGGATTAAGCCTCAACAGAAGAACAGAGAAATTCAACCTATTTGCGCAGTTGGGGGCAGGCTATAGAAACCTGCCTAATGATTCAGAAAGCATCAATGAAGACCTCAGTGATAATAGCCAGGTCAGAAGTATAGGAGATGAGGAAAAATTTGAGACCTTCCTCAATTTGAATCTAGGAGTAGATTACTATTTCGATCCCAATAATGTACTCACCCTGGCCGGAAATTTCGCCTATGAATTTGAGGACCAACCCTCGATATCAGATTTTCAGTTTTTGGATGGTTCCGGAGCGCTACTTTCTCAATGGGAAAGAGAGGAGATCACTACGGCAACCAATCCGAAGTGGCAATACGAACTCCAGTACAAACGAGATTTTAAAGATCATAAAGAACATGATTTGCTTTTCAGCGCTTTGGGCAATTCTTTCGCCAAAGACCAGCAATCTCAATTCTTAAATACTACAATTCTGGGGGATGATCTTTTCGGGAATCAGGAAACCATAACTGATTTTCGAGAGGATGAATACACCTTTAAGCTGGATTATACCAAACCTATATCGAAGACCTTAACGATGGAAACAGGTGCTCAATATGTAATCACTGATGTGAGCAATGATTTCGCAGTAAATGACTGGATCAATGGCGAATGGACAGCAGATCCCAGTCTTACCAATCTGTTTGAATATGACCAAAAGGTTTTGGGCGTCTATGGTACAGGAGCTTATGAAGGAGTGAAATGGGGACTAAAATTGGGCCTGAGAATGGAAAGCACTGACTTGCAGACCTTACTGGTAAATACAGCAGAGGTCAATAAGCAGGATTTTGCCAATCTTTTCCCTAGCATCCACAGTTCCTATAAAATCAATGAGCAATTTTCCATGCAGGCAGGCTACTCTCGTCGAATCTGGAGACCAGGACTTTGGGACCTCAATCCTTTTATGAATATCCGCAATAATTTCAGCATTCGTACAGGAAATCCCGCCCTGCAACCGGAGTTTACGGATTCTTATGAGATCACGGGTATTTATGTATTTGAGAACCTATCGCTCAACTTCAGCACCTATCACCGATTTACAACTGATGTAGTAGAACGGATCGCGACTTTCGAAAATGAAGTAAGTACAAGCAAACCTGTCAATATTGGGACAAACCGAGCTACAGGTCTTGAATTTAATGCCAAATACAATCCCGTGAGATGGTTCACCCTGCTGACAGATTTGAATTACCTCTATTTTAATCGGGAAGGAACTTTTGAAAACACCGTCTTTGATTTCAATGCAGATCAGTATTCAGCCAAAATCATGAGTAAATTTAAACTCCCGGCAGACATTGATTTCGAAATAGTAGGGCAATACAGATCTCGGGTTCAAATGGTTCAGGGAGAGATGTCAGAAAATATATTTGCGGATCTGGGCATTAGAAAAAAACTCCTCAATGGCAAAGCGGTCATCAATCTTAGCGTAAGAGATGTGTTCAAATCCCGTATCATGGAAATCAATACCTTTCAACCTGACTTTTATCTCTATAACTGGAGAAGAAGGGGACGCTTTGTAACGATTGGATTTAGCTATGGATTTGGGAAAGGAGAAGCTATGGAATTTTCTGGACAGAAGAGATACTAGAACCCAGCGCCTCAGGCCCACACTCCCTTGTTCTGGTGTGCCGTGCAACACAAATTGATAGTGTAGATTTGCGCCTCCCTTTGCTTCTATAGCAAGGGGAGGTTTGCGCGTGCCGTGGGGTCAGCGCTTTTTCTTACTTTTAAAGATATTCCCCAGTTTGTCGAAATCCTTTTTGTAGAAAATCCCCAGGCCGGTCTGTGAGGTATTATTGTAAAGTTCGCTGTCTATACCCTCGCGATTAAATACCTCCAGTACCAGTTCATTTCCTTTGTTAAGGGTGCCCAGATTATTATTGGCTCTGGGAAGAAGTTTGATAATGACTGAGAGGTTACCGATCGTTAGGTTTGAATCCTGACTTACGAGGTTTCCATCTCTTTCGATAATGACCCGGTCATTGAAAAGTTTATAGGAAACGAGGAGATTTACGTCTTTAAAATTGGTGGTTCCGAGGTTCAGACTGAGCTTATCATCTACCGCTTGTGATAACCAGTAATTCAGTTGATTGCTTAGCATTTCAGATACACTGGTTGTTACTCCCAAAGCGGCAGCATCCTGTCCATTGATAAAGCCACCAGTCGGGGCAAATCGATTGAACACCATCAGGCTAAAGACCTGTTTATTGAGTTCCTGTTCATCATAAGTAATGGTTTTCAGATAAGAAGCTACCTGCGGGATGTCATCATTACTCATACTGGGAAGCTCAATCTCCAGGGCTATATTAGGTTCAAGCAGGGATCCCTGCATTTTCATCAATACATGAACCGGAACCCTTACTGCATTCTCTTCATTGATTACTTCGCGTATATCTGCATAGAGAGGATAGATGGCTTCGAGATTCAACTCTGCCTCATAAGGATCTCCGGACCAGGTGATACGGCCGCCTTGCTTTACTTCAAATTTCTTATTGAATACATTCTGTGCGGTAAAGAGATAATTCCCTTCTGTGATTTCATAATTGCCATACATTTTGAAATCCCCATCGGTATTGATCACCATGTTCAGGTTTCCAGTACCCCTTCCCTGCATGATATCCCCTACCCTTTCATCAAATATGAGTTCAACATCGCTTTCCTCCGAAACATAGGCAGTCAAATTGATTTCTACATCTTTCAGACCGGTATTGACCTTTCCATCATCCTCTTTATCTCCTTTAAATCGAATATAATCCGGACGTCCAAACTCCGAATCATAGGTAACCGGAACTTTGAGATAACTACCAGCTCCTGAAGAAGCAAAGGCATTGACGACAAGTTTTTCCAGGCTACCTGTAATATCAGCAACTCCATCTTTTACAAATACTTTCCCATAAAAGAGTTTATTGTCGCCTTTATCCGTATCCATGACCAGGAAATTTGAAATCTTGTCCAACTGCAAGGCAAATATGAATCTCTGCAGGCCCTCATGGTAGATATAGCCATTAAAATCTGCATGATTCTGATATTTATCGAAGAGTCGGATTTCCTCAAATTTTATGCGGTCATTGTCGAAAGCAATTTCACCATTGAAGGTGTATTCTGTTTTGAAATAATCAACGCCAAAGCCTGCATCTTTGAAATGCCCAATTCCATTTACTTTAAAATTGTCCAGATTTCCGGAAATCTTAAAACTATCCAGTTCCACGCTTCCTTTCATCCCATACAGCTGACGTTTCACAAATGGATAAGCATATTCTAAGGGTATAGGATTATTGGTTTGAAGCTCCAGATAGAGAGGCGATTTCTTTTCATCCGCCGCATATCTACCCGCCAAT includes:
- a CDS encoding prolyl oligopeptidase family serine peptidase; its protein translation is MKHLLLLVYLFFSSLVILIAKNSPAVPSHSHQVENGEYTLVIEGFDWGAAASKVILPMSKSLSAIDGSNFEVEVNRSTSCGKLSAAEASGKLRVLYAYVSDERGNRVPKGEHISLVLYAAPFEQLGSPIKYFPGNQKCSGNQWIDFMLTVTDKRNEQVWNKERDRIIPLIDAFDLSGTFTHEDIDLTYAAYTPASTNGKRPLIIWLHGGGEGGTDPTIPLIANRAANYASPEIQAYFGGAYVLVPQSPTFWMDNGKGQYTRGEVNDTYNESLMALIKDYVDKNPNIDEDRIYVGGCSNGGYMTLKLLLLHPDYFAAAFPSALAYHAKNLKEDDIQRIKDLPIWFIHSKDDPVTRADETAVPAYKKLIEAGAENVHLSYFDHVVDITNQFGGENFHYLGHFSWIYSHANKCQLDYDGKAVMIDGQPLTLMGWMARQKRKSK
- a CDS encoding TonB-dependent receptor produces the protein MSFMKSSKVIFFVFLLFIQSLQAQNSSFIVKGKIVESQEQTPIEFATVLLLEKDSEKAIGGTTTDEAGLFEIKTQGKDFQLKISFIGFETQFIKEFDGKESIIDLGVIQLKEVITTTGEVVIQAEKSQLEFKLDKRVFRVGKDLSSTGASALEILNNVPSVNVNIEGVISLRGSAGVQVLINGKPSVLTSEEGNALGSITAEMIDRVEVITNPSAKYDAEGTSGIINIVLKKDERKGINGSVTLNTGVPHNHSLGLSLNRRTEKFNLFAQLGAGYRNLPNDSESINEDLSDNSQVRSIGDEEKFETFLNLNLGVDYYFDPNNVLTLAGNFAYEFEDQPSISDFQFLDGSGALLSQWEREEITTATNPKWQYELQYKRDFKDHKEHDLLFSALGNSFAKDQQSQFLNTTILGDDLFGNQETITDFREDEYTFKLDYTKPISKTLTMETGAQYVITDVSNDFAVNDWINGEWTADPSLTNLFEYDQKVLGVYGTGAYEGVKWGLKLGLRMESTDLQTLLVNTAEVNKQDFANLFPSIHSSYKINEQFSMQAGYSRRIWRPGLWDLNPFMNIRNNFSIRTGNPALQPEFTDSYEITGIYVFENLSLNFSTYHRFTTDVVERIATFENEVSTSKPVNIGTNRATGLEFNAKYNPVRWFTLLTDLNYLYFNREGTFENTVFDFNADQYSAKIMSKFKLPADIDFEIVGQYRSRVQMVQGEMSENIFADLGIRKKLLNGKAVINLSVRDVFKSRIMEINTFQPDFYLYNWRRRGRFVTIGFSYGFGKGEAMEFSGQKRY